A portion of the Musa acuminata AAA Group cultivar baxijiao chromosome BXJ1-1, Cavendish_Baxijiao_AAA, whole genome shotgun sequence genome contains these proteins:
- the LOC135598610 gene encoding protein ACCUMULATION AND REPLICATION OF CHLOROPLASTS 6, chloroplastic-like has translation METLNYFGLACLRLPPLLFHRSPSSSSSSKSAPFLRSKNTVVCRSSKWADRLLGDFHFPTATAIENPSAHSPDPSLLALLPPPPLPSADRSLPLPIDFYQVLGAETHLLGDGIRRAFEARVSKPPQYGYSQDALVGRRQILQAAFDTLFDPSSREDYNRGIVEDPDSTITTYVPWDKVPGALCVLQEAGETELVLQVGKSLLLERLPKAFKQDVVLAMVLAYVDLSRDVMALNPPDFVSCCEVLERALKLLQEEGASNLAPHLLAQIDETLEEITPRCVLELLALPLDSDHRIKREEGLHGVRNILWAVGRGGAAAIGGGFTRESFMNQTYIRMTAAEQVNLFAARPSDVPAEDFEVYGFALALVAQAFVGKRPQLIRTADNLFQQLQQTILTPLGTFSEYAAKADCEIPFALERGLCSLLLGDIDECRMWLGIESDNSPYRDPDIVEFVMDNSNIDKDNDVLPGLCKLLETWLREVVFPRFRDTRDIYFKLGDYYDDPMVLKYLERMESDHGSPLAAAAAIVKIGAEEATAALGSVKSSVLQALQKVFPLTNKEERLSSEEYRDGTDIVPDLHMQETVVKIDQDKSGSHVEVSKKSDPEDSNEQDLTNEIKIAVMKIMSAGMVVGVLTMIGIKCLPGRNSLLVTGKETGSATAANFTNIDENFVEEIPKMDARFAETLVHKWQNVKSRALGPDHSLAELPEVLDGRMLKIWTDRAVEIAKHGWFWEYTLLGLTIDSVTLSVDGRRAMVEARIEEAARLTDDTHPEHNDSYSTTYSTRYEMVHSKSGWKITEGSVLQS, from the exons ATGGAGACACTGAACTACTTTGGCCTCGCATGCCTCCGCCTCCCGCCGCTCCTCTTTCACAGAagcccctcctcttcctcctcctccaagtcGGCGCCCTTCCTCCGCTCCAAGAACACCGTCGTCTGCCGCTCGAGCAAATGGGCGGACCGCCTTCTCGGCGACTTCCATTTCCCCACCGCCACCGCCATCGAGAACCCTTCTGCTCACTCTCCCGACCCCTCCCTCCTCGCCCTCCTCCCTCCCCCTCCCCTTCCCTCCGCCGACCGCTCCCTCCCCCTCCCCATCGACTTTTATCAG GTTCTTGGAGCCGAGACCCACCTCTTGGGCGACGGCATTCGACGGGCTTTCGAAGCTAGGGTTTCGAAGCCCCCACAGTATGGCTACAGCCAAGATGCCCTCGTTGGCCGCCGCCAGATCCTCCAGGCTGCTTTTGACACGCTCTTCGACCCTAGCTCCCGCGAGGACTACAACCGCGGCATCGTAGAGGACCCTGATTCCACCATCACCACCTACGTCCCCTGGGACAAG GTTCCCGGTGCTCTCTGTGTGTTACAAGAGGCCGGAGAGACAGAATTGGTACTGCAAGTGGGAAAGAGTTTGCTGCTCGAGCGTCTTCCGAAGGCTTTCAAGCAAGATGTGGTGCTTGCCATGGTGCTGGCGTATGTCGACCTCTCTAGGGATGTGATGGCCCTGAACCCACCAGACTTTGTCAGCTGCTGCGAAGTTCTTGAGAGGGCTCTGAAGCTCCTGCAG GAGGAAGGAGCAAGCAATCTTGCACCACATCTGTTGGCACAGATTGATGAGACATTAGAAGAGATCACTCCTCGATGTGTTCTGGAGCTTCTAGCATTGCCTCTTGATTCAGATCACCGAATTAAAAGAGAGGAGGGTCTTCATGGTGTGCGCAATATATTATGGGCTGTTGGTAGGGGAGGTGCTGCTGCTATTGGTGGAGGATTTACTCGGGAATCCTTCATGAATCAGACATATATACGCATGACAGCAGCTGAGCAG GTAAATTTATTTGCTGCAAGACCAAGCGATGTGCCAGCAGAAGACTTCGAGGTATATGGGTTTGCACTTGCATTGGTTGCACAAGCCTTTGTGGGTAAAAGACCCCAGCTTATCAGAACTGCAGACAATCTTTTTCAACAACTTCAGCAGACCATCCTCACTCCATTAGGTACATTTTCAGAGTATGCTGCCAAGGCTGACTGTGAGATTCCCTTTGCGCTTGAAAGGGGGCTCTGTTCACTGCTTCTGGGAGACATTGATGAGTGTCGCATGTGGTTGGGCATAGAGAGTGATAATTCACCCTACAGAGACCCAGATATCGTGGAATTTGTCATGGATAACTCTAATATCGACAAAGATAATGATGTTCTTCCTGGGCTTTGCAAACTACTGGAGACTTGGCTAAGGGAGGTGGTTTTTCCCAGGTTTAGAGATACTCGTGATATTTATTTTAAACTAGGGGATTATTATGATGATCCCATGGTTCTTAAATATCTTGAACGGATGGAAAGTGATCATGGTTCACCTTtagctgcagctgctgccatAGTGAAAATTGGGGCTGAGGAGGCTACAGCTGCACTAGGCAGTGTTAAGTCAAGTGTACTTCAGGCTTTGCAGAAGGTTTTTCCACTGACAAACAAGGAAGAAAGGCTGAGTTCAGAGGAATACAGGGATGGAACTGATATTGTCCCTGATTTACACATGCAGGAGACTGTCGTAAAAATTGATCAAGATAAGTCAGGTTCTCATGTTGAGGTTTCTAAAAAGTCTGATCCTGAAGATTCTAATGAGCAGGACTtgacaaatgaaataaaaattgctGTTATGAAGATTATGTCTGCTGGAATGGTGGTTGGAGTACTGACTATGATAGGGATCAAGTGTTTACCTGGAAGAAACAGTTTGCTTGTTACGGGGAAGGAAACAGGTTCAGCAACAGCTGCCAATTTCACTAATATTG ATGAGAATTTTGTTGAAGAAATACCTAAGATGGATGCAAGGTTTGCAGAGACTTTGGTACATAAGTGGCAAAATGTCAAATCCCGAGCTCTGGGACCAGATCATTCTCTTGCAGAGCTGCCAGAG GTTTTGGATGGCCGGATGCTGAAGATATGGACTGATCGGGCTGTAGAGATTGCAAAACATGGTTGGTTTTGGGAGTACACTCTACTAGGTTTAACAATTGACAGTGTTACCCTGTCTGTGGATGGGCGTCGAGCAATGGTGGAGGCGAGGATCGAGGAAGCTGCTCGGTTGACCGATGATACACACCCAGAGCACAATGATTCCTATAGTACCACCTACTCAACCAGGTATGAGATGGTTCATTCCAAATCAGGCTGGAAGATAACAGAAGGATCTGTTCTCCAATCATAA